Below is a window of Longimicrobiaceae bacterium DNA.
TGCGGATGGACATTCCCGGTATTCTCCAGCGCCGGCGGCGCGGTCGTTTCTTCTATTGTGTGGTGCTGCCCGCCGCGCCGGACCCCCGGCGCGCCAATTGAAAACGGGCCCCTCCCCCGGAGGTGCCCGCCCTCAGTGCAGCCATGCAATTTAGCGGCTTCGCTCCGCCGGGTCTAGCCCCGGCGCCGCCTGGCCTTTCGTGCATCGGAAAGCTGCCGAGTCAGCACATGCCCTCCGGGTCGCCATCCCGTCGGCCGCGAGGCGCTGGCGGGCGGCCAAGGATGGCATTCGGGTTCATTCCACCGCCTCGGCTTGCCAGAGGCCGGGGTAGAGCGTGACGAGGCCGGCGGCGTTCACCCGCAGCTCCCGAACGAAGGCGCCGCCCGCGCTCTCGTACCGGTAGCGATCCTGCGCCGTGCGGCGATAGCGCTGCGGCAGCGGCTCCAGCGTGAAGCCGGGCACGCGAAGCCACGCAGCAGTGATCGGCGCTTCCGCACCCACCGCCAGGTCCAGGCGGCGGATGGGGAGCAGGTTGGTGACCGGGCTGAAGGAGAGGTCCAGGTCCGTGCAGCCGGCCACCGCCGGGCACGGCAGCCCGTCAATCGTCCAGCCACCGCCTGGATCGACCGAGATGCGGATGGACACGGCGTCGCCTCCAACCCAGCCGTCGAGCGCGGCGGACACCGTTCGCCACGACGCATCGCAGGCGATCTCGTAGCTGAACCGGCAGGGGCGGCCGTCGTCCGCGAACACGGCCGTGCCGGCGATGCGAGCACCCTCCTCGTCGTCCACGATGCGCGCGCTCTCGTGGCCCGCCGCATCCAACCGCCGCCAGAGGATGGTGTGGATGGGCATGGGTCGGACGGCCCTCAGCCCTGCTTCGCCTTCGCGGCCCAGTGGTAGCCGACCATCTTGTAGACAAGCTTGGCGGCCACGAAGTCGGGCGCGGCGTTGCCGCCCATGGGCGCCAGCTCCACCACGTCGGCGCCCACCACGTGCTTCTCGGCGAAGACGCGGCGCAGGAGCTTGAGGGTGGGATACCAGGCCGGCCCGCCGGGCTCGGGCGTGCCGGTGGCGGGCATCAGCGACGGGTCGAAGTAGTCGACGTCGAACGTGATGAAGACCTTGTCGCCCAGCGCCCGCACGGCCCGGTCGATCCACTCCTCGTTGTCCCACATCTCCTCGGCGAAGATGGTGGTGATGGAGTCGCGCTCGCGAATCAGCGCCCGCTCCTCGGACGTGATGGCGCGGATGCCGACGGCCACCAGGTCCGAGCAGTCGATGCAGCGCGCCATGACCGACGCGTGCGAGTATGGCGAGCCCTCGTACTCCAGGCGCAGGTCGCCGTGCGCGTCGAACTGGAGGATGGACAGCCGCTCGCCCTCGGCCAGGCGCGCGGCGTGGGCGAGGACGGGCGCGCTGGTGATGGAGTGCTCGCCGCCCAGGCCGATGACCAGGCGGTCGCCCGCCTCGGCGAGGATCGCGTCGTACGCCTCGCGCAGCTCGCGCACGGCGGCCTCGGGCCCGGCGGAGCTGAGGTGCAGCGCGGGCAGCGTGCATACGCCCACCTCCGACCCGGGCTCCGCATCCAGCTCCTGGTCGTACAGCTCGATGTAGCGCGACGCCTCGATGATGGCGGCAGGCCCCAGCTTGGTGCCGCCCTGGTACGACACGGTGGACTCGTAGGGGATGGGCAGCACGACCACGCCGGCATCCTCCCACTCCGCCTTGTCGCCTTCGAGGCCGAGGAAGTTGCGGGGAAGCTCCCAGGAAAGATCCTTCAGCGATTCGGGCAGTCCGTTGGACATCGTAGGTTCGTCTGATCGGGCGGTTCGTTGCGGGACCATCCACCGGCCCCGTCTAGCGCGGACAAGATAACACCGGCCGCCACGATGAGAAGGAGCGCGCCTTCGAGCCCGCGTGCCGCCCTTCCCGCCGGCACGCCGCGCCGTATCTCCCGAAACGGCTCGTGAAGCGCTGGAGAGTAGCAGTTTCCACGCTGGCTAACGCTATTCCCGCGGTTTCTCTTCCATACGGCGCACCGAATCAACGCACCTATTGTGCCGTAGAGAGATATGGGCTACAGTAGAAAGACCTTCTCTATGCAGGCAGTCGCAACCCCATGGCTGCCGCTTCACGCCGTTAAGGAGAATCCCATGCGTCTCAAGAGCATCGTCACGTTCGCCACAGTTGCAATTCTCGCGGGCTGCGGCCACGAGCCCACCGCCGCCACGCGCTCCGGAGGCAAGCCGCGCCTGACACTGTCGAGCACCATCGCCGGCCCCACGTACGTACCGAACGGTGTGGCGTGCACGTGGACGGCGTACCCCACCGGCGGCACCGCACCGTACGAGTACGACTGGATCGGGGGGAACGCGTTCAGCGCCACGAACCAGCAGAGCTACACGGCCGAGGCGAGCAGCAGCAACGGCACCATCTCCATCGCCATTGCGGTCACGGTGACGGACGCGCTCGGCTCGTCGGTCACGGTCCAGAAGCGCGTGACGAGCCTGCCCGGCGGCTCCTGCTGATCGTTCCGCGTCGCGACGAACAGCACGAACAGAGGCGCCGGCCATTCGGCCGACACCTCGGCCCGCGGTGCGACTGCGGCGCGGGCAACCATACACGAACGGAGAACCAATGCGCTCGATCATCGCAACGCTCGCCACCCTCGCCGTCCTGGCGGGCTGCGGGCAGGAGCCCATCGCCGCCACCCGCACCGGCGCCAAGCCTCGCCTGACGCTGTCGGCCGGAACGATCACCGGAGCCGGGTCCGTAGTGGTGGGGCAGGCGTGCACGTACACCGCGAACCCCAGCGGCGGCACCCCGCCGTACGACTACCAGTGGACCGGCGGGAACCCGTACGGGCCCGACAACCAGCAGTCCTATTGGGTCGATGCCAGCAACTCGGCCGGTGCGGGGTCCAATCTCATCACCGTGCTGGTGACGGACGCGAACGGCGCGACGGCCACGGCGGGCAAGCGCATCGCCACGGTCCAGACCGCACCCGCGTGCTAGACCCTTCTGACGGGCGGAAGACGGAGAGGCGCCGGCCGCGTGGCCGACGCCTCTCTCCTTCTTCAAACTCCCAGGCTTCAACGGAGTCGCTACGGTCCCACCGCCGAAGTGGGGTGGGCGTGAGAGGCAGCAGCTCCTCCGGAGCCAGGGATATCGGAGATCTCCAGCCTGATGATCTTCTGGTCGACGTATGCGATCCGCATCGACAGCCCGGCTGGGATACACGCGGTGTGCCAGGCCGTGAACCCCTCGGCTCCGACTTCGAAGACCGTACGGTACAACATCCCTCCGGTGGTCGGGCGGCTCTCCGCCGTGCGTCTACCGGTTCCGCGGCGGGAGCGCGGGAACGCCGGGGTCTTCGGGGAAGCCCTTCTGCGCGGCGCGGATGAAGGCTTCGACGACGGCGGGGTCGAACTGGGTGCCGGCGCAGCGGCGAAGCTCGTCGTACGCGGCCTCGGCCGGGCGGCTCTCGCGGTACGGGCGCGAGCTGCTGATGGCGTCGAACGTGTCGACGACGGAGACGATGCGGCCCTCCAGCGCGATCTCGTCGCCCTTCAGCCCGGCGGGATAGCCGCTGCCGTCCCACTTCTCCTGGTGGTGCAGGACGGCGGGGATGCCGGGCCGCAGGAACGAGCTGCGCGCCATGATGCCGGCCCCGATCTCCGGGTGCTGCTTCATCACCTCGTACTCCTCGGGCGTGAGCGCGCTCGCCTTCTTGAGGATGCCGTCGGGCACGCCGATCTTGCCCACGTCGTGCAGCAGGGCGCCCACCCACAGGTGCCGCAGCTCCTCTCCCGAGAGCCCCATCTCGCGGCCGGTCGCAACGGCGTAGCGGGCCACGCGTTCCACGTGGCCGCCGGTGTAGTCGTCGCGCATCTCTATGGCGCTGGCCAGGGCGTGCAGCGCCTCCACCAGCAGGCTCTCGATCTGGCGCGCCTGCTCGGCCACGCGCTGCTCCAGGTGCGCGCGGTGCGAGCGGTTCTCGCGCAACAGGCTGCGGTGCGTGACGGCCCGGTCCACGGCGAGGAGCACCTCGTCCACGTGGAAGGGCTTCATCAGGTAGTCGTCGGCCTGCAGCCGCAGCGCCTCGATGGCGTGCTCGGTGCTGCCCGCGCCGGTGAGGATGAGGAACGCGACGGTGTCGTCCATCGCCTTCACGCGCCGCAGCAGGCCCAGCCCGCCCATCCCCGGCATCTGCAGGTCGCAGAGCACCAGGTCGGCCGGCTCCTCGGCGATCTGGCGGAGCGCATCCTCGCCGGTGGGCGCCTCGCGCAGGTTCCAGCCGCGGTGCGCCAGCAGGTTGCGCAGCACGCGGCGGATGGCTGCGTCGTCGTCCACCACCAGCACACGCAGGGTGGCGGGCGGCGCGGAAGCGGGAGCGATCGGGGCGGCGGGAGCGGTTGCGAGGGCGGTCACGGGCGAACGTCGGGAGGATGGATGCCGGGCGACGCCTGGAAGCCTGTCACCTCCAGCTGAAGCTCGTGCGACACGCGCAGGCCGGCGACGCCACGCGTCTGGAACTGCGCCGCGGGTAGGCGCGCGACCTGGGTGCCGTTGATGAAGAACGCCACGTCCTGTGCGGTGACCTGCACCATCAGGTCGTTGGCGCGCCCGCCCTCTTCCGTGTCGCGGCGGACGGACGGGTGCGCCGTCCAGTCCTGCACGATGGGAATCTCCGCGCCCTTCCTCAGCTTGATGAGGAAGCTGCCATCGCCGCGGGTCAGGAAGTAGCTGTAGCTCTGCTGGTTCTCGGGCTTGTCCAGGTCCGCGCCGCCGAAGAGCAGGCCCGTGCCCTCGTGCAGGCGGCCGGTGTGCTTCTGGAGCCGGGCGCGCACGGTGTACGGCGGCGCGAGCGGCTTCGCGCCGGCCGGCCAGACGATCACGGCCGGGCCCGTCTCCACCGTCAGCGGGTCGCCGCCGGTGAGGGTGACCTGGGCGTGCGGGTTGTAGCTCCACGCCACGCGCGCCCCGGTGCCTGCCGAGTCGGCGCCCGTGCCGGAGCCGGCCGCGGCCTGGCGGGAGTCGCCGGGCTTGCACGCGGCGAGCGCGAGCAGGCACGGCGCGATGAGGATCCGTCGCATTCGGATGCGGATTACGGGTTCAGGGACCGGTGCAGGGCGTCGAGCGGAAGGTCGCGCACCCGCAGCTCCAGCGGGATCACCAGCTCGGTCTGCGTCTGGGTGCGCAGCCGGAAGGTGTCCTTGAGGTGCACGGGCAGGTCGGTGCGGATGGGGACGTTCGCCTTCACCGGCACGGCGATGTCCCAGCGCCCCAGCGGCGAGCGGATGGGCAGCGTGACCTTGGTGTCGATGGGGAGCTGCGTGTCCAGGTGCACGGTGTACTGCTTGTCGATGGGCACGTCGAAGTGCACGGGCGTGCCGGCCGGCAGGCGGATGCGGTACCTGATCTTCACGTCCTCGGCCGCCATGCGCTGGAGGGCGCGGTCGGCGGCGGGGAGGATGGCAGCCTGCGCGTGCGTGACGCGGTACAGGAGCCAGCCGTTCAGCGCGATCGACACGGCGGCGATGGCGAGCGCGGCGCGGGCTGTAAACTGGGTGCTGCGGTCCATGATCCCCGGCGTGCGGGTGGCGTGCGGGCGCGCTCCCGACCGGTGCGCGCCTCGTGCTCGCCGGGAACGTCGCACAAGATATACCCCTCCGCCCCGCCCCGCGAGCATGTCCCTCCCAACGAGCATCCGCAGAGACCGCGATACGGGAACGGGCCGCCCTCTAACGCGAGAGCAGCCCGCGTGCTGGGGTCCTTTCTCAGTATGGGCAGGTGCAGATCGTCTGGCCGGTCTGGTTCTGCGTGCACCGGTGGCAGTTGGTCGCGTCGCTGATCGCGCACGGGTATCCGTCGCAGGTGTGGTATCCGCCGCAGGTCCACCCGCCGTACCCGGTGCAGTCCTGGTCGCAGGTGTATTCGCCGCTGTCGCAGCCCAGGTCGTAGCTGTTGCACGCGCCCGCCTGCGTGCGGCCGCAGACATCGAACTGGCACGTGAGCTCCGTATAGTAGTGACCTCTGACCGTTCCCTTGCGCTGCTCCGTCGGCGTCGACACGAACGACTCCACCACGAGAGCTTCGAGGTCCAGCTTCAACTTGCGCATCTCGCCCTCCGCAATTGTCCGGTGAACGGAAGATCGCCCGCCTTGAGTGGGGCGCATCGCGGCTGCTCGCGCACGCAACGGATGCGCCACCGGACACCGCAGCAACTAATGCTCCGGGGTAGTGTGAGGCGTCCCACGACCATCTCACTAGATCACCGATCCGTCATCCATCGTCGACCTTGAACACGGGAGTCCATCGAGTCGCATTTCCCCACGTTCGTCTTTTCCACAGTATTCCCGCGGGAGCCGAGCGATCACATGCGATGAACCGGCGATGAATCGCTGGGCTAGCCGTCGACCATGTCTGCGGGTCGGCGGGAAGGCGCTGGGGAAGAAATGCGAGAAGGCTCCGTCGCCCTAGCGCCGGAGCCTTCTCGTGCAGCGTCCGCGGGGCGGAGGCTACATCATCTTGCGGACTTCTTCGGTGAGGCGGGGGACGATCTGGAAGAGGTCGCCCACGATTCCGTAGTCGGCGATCTTGAAGATCGGCGCCTCGGGGTCCTTGTTGATGGCGACGATGAAGCGCGAGGTGCGCATGCCGGCCAGGTGCTGGATGGCGCCGGAGATCCCGATGGCGAAGTACAGCGTGGGCGCCACCGTCTTGCCCGTCTGCCCCACCTGCTCGGAGTGCGGGCGCCACCCGGCGTCCACCACCGCCCGCGACGCGCCCACGGCCGCCTTGCCCTTGAACGCGTCGGCCAGCTCCTCGAGCATCTTGAAGTTCTCCGGCTCCTTCAGGCCGCGGCCGCCGGAGACGATGATGGGCGCCTCGCCCACGTCCAGCTTCTCGCCCGCCGCCGCCTTGATCTCGCGCACGATGGCGCCGAAATCGGCTTCGTTCACCGACACGTCCAGCGTCTCCACCGCGCCGGCCTTGGCGTTCTCCGTGGCCGTGAACACGTTGGGGCGCACCGACAGCACCGCGGGCTTCTCGCCGAACGACACGCGCGCGAACACCTTGCCGGAGTACTCGGGGCGCGTGGCGACCACGCTGCCGCCCTCGACCTCCAGGCTGGTGACCTCGCTCACGTAGCCCACGCCCAGGCGGGCGGCCACGCGCGGCGCCAGGTCCTTGCCCATGCTGGTGGCCGGGAAGATCGCCACGTCGCAGCCGTGCTCCTTGATGAAGCCGGCGATGACGGTGGTGAAGCCCTCGGCCGAGTAGTGCGCGAAGGCGCCGCTCTCGCCCACGAACACCTTGTCGGCGCCGTGCTGGCCCAGCTCAGCCGCGTGGGCGCCGGTGCCGGGGCCGCCCAGGAGCACCGCGTGCACCTCGGTGCCCATGGCGTCGGCGACGGTGCGGGCGGCGGTCACCACCTCGTGCGCGACCTTGCGAAGCTCGCCGTCCCGCGACTCCGCGAACGCGAATATGCCTGCCATCAGTCTCTTCTCCGTTGTGGTTCGCGGGTGGCTACAGGACCTTGGCTTCCTGCCGCAGCAGGCGCAGCAGCTCGGGCACCGCGTCGGGGCCCTCGCCCACGATGCGGCCGGCGGCGCGCTCAGCCGGGTAGGTGCGCTTCTGCACCGTCACGCCGTCGGGCGCGCCCTGCACCGCCTTCTCCTCCAGCGGCTTCTTCTTGGCCGCCATGATGCCCTTGAGCGAGGCGTAGCGCGGCTCGTACGCGCCCTTGGTGAGCGTGAGCGCGCACGGAATCTTCAGCTCGATCACCTCGCTGCCGCCCTCGATCTCGCACTGCGCCGTGACCTTGCCGCCCTCGACCGAGAACTCGGTCACGGCGGTCGCCGCGGGGATGCCAAGCAGCTCGGCGACCATGGGGCCCACGGCCGAGAGGTCGTCGTCCACGGCCTTCATCCCGAAGAGGAGCAGGTCGAACTCGCGGCCCTTGGCCTCGTCGGCGATCACGCGCGCCACAGCCAGGCCCTCCAGCGGGCGGTCGCTCTTGAGCAGCACGGCCGCGTCTGCGCCCATCGCCAGCGCGGTACGCAGCGTCTCGGCGCTTTCGGAGCCGCCCACGCTAAGGACCGTCACGTCGCCCTGGCCCGCCGCCTCCTTGTGCTTGAGCGCGGCCTCCACGGCGAACTCGTCATACGGGTTCAGGACGTATTTGACGCCCGCGGTCTCGACCGTCGTGCCGTCACCGCCAATGCGAATGCGCGTCT
It encodes the following:
- a CDS encoding HD domain-containing phosphohydrolase — its product is MTALATAPAAPIAPASAPPATLRVLVVDDDAAIRRVLRNLLAHRGWNLREAPTGEDALRQIAEEPADLVLCDLQMPGMGGLGLLRRVKAMDDTVAFLILTGAGSTEHAIEALRLQADDYLMKPFHVDEVLLAVDRAVTHRSLLRENRSHRAHLEQRVAEQARQIESLLVEALHALASAIEMRDDYTGGHVERVARYAVATGREMGLSGEELRHLWVGALLHDVGKIGVPDGILKKASALTPEEYEVMKQHPEIGAGIMARSSFLRPGIPAVLHHQEKWDGSGYPAGLKGDEIALEGRIVSVVDTFDAISSSRPYRESRPAEAAYDELRRCAGTQFDPAVVEAFIRAAQKGFPEDPGVPALPPRNR
- a CDS encoding electron transfer flavoprotein subunit alpha/FixB family protein, which produces MAGIFAFAESRDGELRKVAHEVVTAARTVADAMGTEVHAVLLGGPGTGAHAAELGQHGADKVFVGESGAFAHYSAEGFTTVIAGFIKEHGCDVAIFPATSMGKDLAPRVAARLGVGYVSEVTSLEVEGGSVVATRPEYSGKVFARVSFGEKPAVLSVRPNVFTATENAKAGAVETLDVSVNEADFGAIVREIKAAAGEKLDVGEAPIIVSGGRGLKEPENFKMLEELADAFKGKAAVGASRAVVDAGWRPHSEQVGQTGKTVAPTLYFAIGISGAIQHLAGMRTSRFIVAINKDPEAPIFKIADYGIVGDLFQIVPRLTEEVRKMM
- the speB gene encoding agmatinase, whose translation is MSNGLPESLKDLSWELPRNFLGLEGDKAEWEDAGVVVLPIPYESTVSYQGGTKLGPAAIIEASRYIELYDQELDAEPGSEVGVCTLPALHLSSAGPEAAVRELREAYDAILAEAGDRLVIGLGGEHSITSAPVLAHAARLAEGERLSILQFDAHGDLRLEYEGSPYSHASVMARCIDCSDLVAVGIRAITSEERALIRERDSITTIFAEEMWDNEEWIDRAVRALGDKVFITFDVDYFDPSLMPATGTPEPGGPAWYPTLKLLRRVFAEKHVVGADVVELAPMGGNAAPDFVAAKLVYKMVGYHWAAKAKQG
- a CDS encoding putative glycolipid-binding domain-containing protein, producing MPIHTILWRRLDAAGHESARIVDDEEGARIAGTAVFADDGRPCRFSYEIACDASWRTVSAALDGWVGGDAVSIRISVDPGGGWTIDGLPCPAVAGCTDLDLSFSPVTNLLPIRRLDLAVGAEAPITAAWLRVPGFTLEPLPQRYRRTAQDRYRYESAGGAFVRELRVNAAGLVTLYPGLWQAEAVE
- a CDS encoding electron transfer flavoprotein subunit beta/FixA family protein produces the protein MKSLVCVKRVPDTETRIRIGGDGTTVETAGVKYVLNPYDEFAVEAALKHKEAAGQGDVTVLSVGGSESAETLRTALAMGADAAVLLKSDRPLEGLAVARVIADEAKGREFDLLLFGMKAVDDDLSAVGPMVAELLGIPAATAVTEFSVEGGKVTAQCEIEGGSEVIELKIPCALTLTKGAYEPRYASLKGIMAAKKKPLEEKAVQGAPDGVTVQKRTYPAERAAGRIVGEGPDAVPELLRLLRQEAKVL